A single genomic interval of Bradyrhizobium sp. sBnM-33 harbors:
- a CDS encoding Bug family tripartite tricarboxylate transporter substrate binding protein has product MNYHLPVRVVRAVSAAALLASIAVAALCASSHQASAADPYPSRRITFVVPYPAGGATDVLARLLANKLQESWKQTVLVENKSGGGGVVGNDYVAKAQPDGYTVLIGITQIIQAPSLVTKLPYDVFKDLAPVTQLALSTIVLVVPEQQPIKSVKELIDYAKANPGKPYGTFGNATTSHLYGELLKKTANIDMTHVPYRGSAPLTNDLLANTVTSAFQDLTTASAQIKAGKLRALAVGGEKRRKALPDVPTMGELGYPGFEIEGWLGVFVPAATPKEIVAKLSAELARIIASPEGVAGIETLSLVPVGGSAEAFENVLRRDYERWADVVKATGVKGE; this is encoded by the coding sequence ATGAACTATCATTTGCCGGTCCGCGTGGTGCGCGCGGTGAGTGCGGCAGCGTTGCTCGCTTCGATCGCCGTGGCCGCTTTGTGCGCCTCTTCGCATCAAGCATCGGCGGCCGATCCCTATCCGAGCCGCCGCATCACCTTCGTGGTGCCCTATCCTGCGGGCGGCGCCACCGACGTCCTGGCCCGCTTGCTCGCCAACAAATTGCAGGAGTCGTGGAAGCAGACCGTTCTCGTGGAGAACAAGTCGGGCGGCGGCGGCGTGGTCGGCAACGACTATGTGGCGAAGGCACAGCCCGACGGCTACACGGTGCTGATCGGCATTACGCAGATCATTCAGGCGCCGAGCCTCGTTACGAAGCTGCCCTACGATGTCTTCAAGGATCTCGCACCTGTCACCCAGCTCGCTTTGTCGACCATCGTTCTGGTGGTCCCAGAGCAGCAGCCGATCAAGTCCGTCAAGGAGCTGATCGATTATGCCAAGGCGAACCCCGGCAAGCCTTACGGCACCTTCGGCAACGCCACGACGTCCCACCTCTACGGGGAATTGCTCAAGAAGACCGCCAATATCGACATGACCCATGTCCCCTATCGCGGCTCGGCCCCTCTCACGAACGATTTGCTCGCTAACACGGTTACCTCGGCGTTCCAGGACCTGACCACGGCGAGCGCGCAAATCAAGGCGGGCAAGCTCCGGGCGCTGGCGGTTGGCGGCGAGAAGCGCAGGAAAGCGTTGCCCGACGTGCCGACGATGGGCGAACTCGGTTACCCCGGTTTTGAGATCGAAGGCTGGCTTGGCGTGTTCGTGCCTGCCGCAACGCCCAAGGAGATCGTGGCGAAGCTTTCTGCAGAACTCGCCCGCATCATCGCCTCGCCCGAGGGCGTCGCCGGGATCGAGACGCTCAGCCTCGTTCCGGTCGGCGGATCGGCGGAAGCGTTCGAGAATGTCCTGCGCCGCGATTACGAGCGGTGGGCCGATGTCGTGAAGGCCACCGGCGTCAAGGGCGAGTGA
- a CDS encoding alpha/beta fold hydrolase: MPTSDRDGVRIYYEVHGSGPPLLLTHGYSSTSGMWQGQIAALSKHHKLVLWDMRGHGQSDYPSDPAAYSEALTVADMAALLDAVGADRAIVGGLSLGGYMSLAFYRAHPSRVRALLIIDTGPGFKKDDAREVWNKRAYDTGDRFEREGLEVLKSASRERSSVTHRDASGLARAARGMLTQRDARVIESLPDIKVPSLIVVGADDTQFLAASDYMAAKIPGAQKVVIPAAGHAVNIDQPQAFIDAVLPFLDSLDAKAPQEAAS; encoded by the coding sequence ATGCCGACAAGCGATCGCGACGGTGTCCGCATCTATTACGAGGTTCACGGCTCCGGCCCACCGTTGCTCTTGACCCACGGCTATTCATCGACCAGTGGGATGTGGCAGGGCCAGATCGCAGCCTTGTCGAAGCATCACAAGCTCGTGTTGTGGGACATGCGCGGCCACGGCCAGTCCGATTATCCCAGTGATCCCGCAGCCTATAGCGAAGCGCTGACGGTTGCCGACATGGCGGCGCTGCTTGACGCCGTCGGCGCTGACAGGGCGATCGTCGGCGGGCTCTCGCTGGGCGGCTACATGTCGCTGGCGTTCTACCGCGCCCATCCAAGTCGCGTCCGCGCGCTGCTGATCATCGACACCGGCCCAGGCTTCAAGAAGGACGATGCCCGCGAAGTCTGGAACAAGCGCGCATACGATACCGGCGACCGCTTCGAGCGCGAGGGCCTGGAGGTTTTGAAATCGGCCAGCCGGGAACGCTCCAGCGTCACCCATCGCGATGCGTCGGGACTGGCGCGCGCCGCGCGCGGCATGCTGACCCAGCGCGATGCCCGCGTGATTGAATCCTTGCCCGATATCAAGGTGCCGTCGCTGATCGTGGTCGGCGCCGACGACACGCAGTTCCTCGCCGCCTCCGACTACATGGCAGCCAAGATTCCCGGCGCGCAGAAGGTGGTGATCCCGGCTGCCGGCCACGCCGTGAACATCGACCAGCCGCAGGCTTTCATCGACGCGGTGCTGCCGTTCCTCGACAGCCTTGATGCCAAGGCACCACAGGAGGCCGCTTCATGA
- the msrA gene encoding peptide-methionine (S)-S-oxide reductase MsrA produces MLFMRKTTALPSAAEALPGRATPIPTATTHFVNGRKLQPPYPAGLEQAVFGLGCFWGAERKFWELGDGIYATAVGYAGGHTPNPTYEEVCSGRTGHTEVVLVVFDPKKITYEQLLKTFWENHNPTQGMRQGNDVGTQYRSAIYTFGDAQRQAADASKATYQKALAAKGLGAITTEIAPAGEFYFAEDYHQQYLAKNPAGYCGLGGTGVSCPIGVGVSAA; encoded by the coding sequence ATGTTGTTCATGCGCAAGACCACCGCGTTGCCGAGCGCAGCCGAAGCGCTGCCGGGCCGTGCCACCCCGATCCCGACCGCAACCACGCATTTCGTCAACGGCCGCAAGCTTCAGCCGCCCTATCCCGCCGGCCTCGAACAGGCGGTTTTTGGATTAGGCTGCTTCTGGGGCGCAGAGCGCAAGTTCTGGGAACTCGGCGACGGCATCTATGCGACCGCCGTCGGTTATGCCGGCGGGCATACCCCCAATCCGACCTATGAAGAGGTTTGCTCGGGCCGGACCGGTCATACCGAGGTGGTGCTGGTCGTGTTCGATCCGAAGAAGATCACCTACGAGCAGCTCCTGAAGACGTTCTGGGAAAATCACAACCCGACGCAGGGCATGCGCCAGGGCAACGATGTCGGCACCCAGTATCGCTCGGCGATCTACACGTTTGGCGATGCGCAGCGCCAAGCCGCCGACGCGTCGAAGGCTACGTACCAGAAGGCGCTGGCGGCGAAGGGCCTTGGCGCCATCACCACCGAGATCGCGCCGGCGGGCGAATTCTATTTCGCCGAGGACTATCATCAGCAATATCTCGCCAAGAACCCGGCGGGCTATTGCGGGCTAGGCGGCACCGGCGTGTCCTGCCCGATCGGCGTCGGCGTGAGTGCCGCCTAG
- a CDS encoding polysaccharide biosynthesis/export family protein: MRAFRIPITAIITALALSGCMRTTGPVAVAQQGDLDQMTYGQPDSPPPRTVAVDSGGGAIGALRAAFAAAPRTAPAPAVVAAPVAYAEPARYDAAYHLDAGDKLRVVVYGQEGLTNTYAIDAGGAITMPLIGSVRARGRTTAGLAAEISAKLRAGFIREPSVAVEIEAYRPFFILGEVAAPGQYPYVPNMTVESAVAIAGGFSPRARRDSVTVTHTDASGTSRFVVPPGSPISPGDTVLVSERWF; this comes from the coding sequence GTGCGCGCGTTTCGAATACCGATCACTGCGATCATCACCGCGCTGGCGCTGTCGGGCTGCATGCGCACGACCGGGCCGGTTGCGGTCGCGCAGCAGGGTGATCTCGACCAGATGACCTATGGCCAGCCCGACAGTCCGCCGCCGCGGACGGTCGCGGTCGACTCCGGTGGCGGCGCCATTGGCGCGCTTCGCGCCGCCTTTGCCGCGGCGCCACGCACGGCACCGGCACCCGCCGTCGTTGCCGCGCCTGTCGCCTATGCCGAACCCGCACGATACGACGCGGCCTATCATCTCGATGCCGGCGACAAGCTGCGCGTCGTCGTCTATGGCCAGGAGGGCCTGACCAACACCTACGCGATCGACGCCGGCGGCGCGATCACGATGCCGCTGATCGGTTCGGTGCGGGCGCGCGGCCGCACCACAGCGGGGCTGGCGGCGGAGATTTCAGCGAAACTGCGCGCCGGCTTTATCAGAGAACCATCGGTCGCCGTCGAGATCGAAGCCTATCGGCCGTTCTTTATCCTCGGCGAGGTCGCAGCACCCGGGCAATATCCGTACGTCCCCAACATGACAGTGGAGAGCGCGGTGGCGATCGCCGGCGGCTTTTCGCCGCGCGCCCGCCGCGACAGCGTCACGGTCACACACACCGATGCGTCCGGCACGTCACGTTTCGTCGTTCCGCCCGGCAGCCCGATCAGCCCCGGCGACACCGTGCTGGTCAGCGAGCGCTGGTTCTAA
- a CDS encoding dienelactone hydrolase family protein, with product MGQDIELTASDGFKLGGYRADPAGAPKAAIVVIQEIFGVNHHIRSVCDRLAGEGYVAIAPSIFDRTQPNFQCSYSPDEIANARKFVANPDWAAMLRDTQAAIDAVKDVGPVGIIGFCLGGSIAYAAATKLSGLSAAVGYYGGAVVRFADDKPQVPTQLHFGEKDAGIPLTDVETIKTKRPEVEVHIYPGAQHGFHCDERASYDKASADIAWPRSLAFFARHLK from the coding sequence GTGGGACAGGATATCGAACTTACGGCTTCGGACGGTTTCAAACTGGGCGGCTATCGCGCCGACCCCGCTGGTGCGCCGAAAGCGGCGATCGTGGTGATCCAGGAGATTTTTGGCGTCAACCACCACATCCGCTCGGTGTGCGACCGATTGGCGGGCGAAGGCTATGTCGCGATTGCGCCCTCGATCTTCGATCGCACGCAACCAAACTTCCAGTGCAGCTATTCGCCTGACGAGATTGCAAACGCACGAAAGTTCGTCGCCAATCCGGATTGGGCCGCGATGCTGCGCGACACCCAGGCCGCGATTGACGCCGTGAAGGATGTCGGCCCGGTCGGCATCATCGGGTTTTGCCTCGGCGGCAGTATCGCCTATGCGGCGGCGACCAAGCTGTCGGGCTTGTCTGCCGCGGTCGGCTACTACGGCGGTGCCGTCGTCCGCTTTGCCGACGACAAGCCGCAAGTGCCGACGCAATTGCATTTCGGCGAAAAGGATGCGGGCATTCCGCTAACCGACGTCGAAACCATCAAGACCAAGCGGCCGGAGGTCGAAGTCCACATCTATCCGGGCGCGCAGCACGGCTTTCACTGCGACGAACGCGCCAGCTACGACAAGGCCAGCGCCGATATCGCCTGGCCGCGCAGCCTGGCGTTTTTCGCCAGGCATTTGAAGTGA
- the rpsT gene encoding 30S ribosomal protein S20 has product MANTTSAKKATRKIARRTIVNKSRRTQMRGAVRTVEEAIKSGDRNAALEAMKRAEPELIQAAQRNIIHKNNASRKVSRLTHAIAKLAK; this is encoded by the coding sequence ATGGCCAATACCACTTCCGCCAAAAAGGCGACCCGCAAGATTGCCCGCCGCACCATTGTCAACAAATCGCGTCGCACCCAGATGCGCGGCGCGGTCCGCACCGTCGAGGAAGCGATCAAGAGCGGCGACCGCAATGCGGCGTTGGAAGCGATGAAGCGCGCGGAGCCGGAACTGATTCAGGCGGCGCAGCGCAACATCATTCACAAGAACAATGCGAGCCGGAAGGTGTCGCGCCTGACCCACGCGATCGCCAAGCTCGCGAAGTGA